A stretch of the Actinotalea sp. JY-7876 genome encodes the following:
- a CDS encoding YggS family pyridoxal phosphate-dependent enzyme: protein MPHPVAQRLAVVRDRVADAARAAGRDPADVRVLLATKTMPADVVREAVLAGADLLGENKVQELVAKAPALGDLRPTLHVIGRLQSNKVNLALRYADGVQSVDDLGLAERLSRRCEVLDRDLDVMVQVNVSAEPTKAGVAPDRALDLAVAVAALPRLRLTGLMTIGAHSRDVGRVAAGFAQLRELRDALVASSAPGTAEAGGLSMGMSGDLEAAVAHGATIVRLGTAVFGERPHA from the coding sequence GTGCCGCACCCCGTCGCCCAGCGCCTCGCCGTCGTCCGTGATCGCGTGGCGGATGCCGCGCGGGCCGCCGGCCGCGACCCCGCCGACGTGCGGGTGCTCCTCGCGACCAAGACTATGCCGGCCGACGTCGTGCGCGAGGCGGTGCTCGCGGGCGCCGACCTGCTCGGCGAGAACAAGGTCCAGGAGCTCGTCGCGAAGGCACCCGCCCTGGGCGACCTGCGCCCGACGCTGCACGTCATCGGCCGCCTGCAGAGCAACAAGGTCAACCTCGCCCTGCGCTACGCCGACGGCGTGCAGAGCGTCGACGACCTCGGGCTCGCCGAGCGGCTGTCGCGGCGGTGCGAGGTGCTGGACCGGGACCTGGACGTCATGGTGCAGGTCAACGTCTCCGCGGAGCCGACCAAGGCCGGCGTCGCGCCCGATCGCGCGCTGGACCTCGCCGTCGCCGTCGCCGCGCTCCCCCGGCTGCGGCTCACCGGCCTGATGACGATCGGCGCGCACTCGCGCGACGTCGGCCGGGTCGCGGCGGGCTTCGCGCAGCTGCGGGAGCTGCGCGATGCGCTGGTGGCGTCCAGCGCCCCGGGCACCGCGGAGGCCGGCGGGCTGTCCATGGGCATGAGCGGCGACCTCGAGGCCGCGGTCGCCCACGGCGCGACCATCGTGCGCCTCGGCACGGCCGTGTTCGGCGAGCGCCCCCACGCCTGA
- a CDS encoding YccF domain-containing protein yields MRTLLNLIWLVFAGFWLAVGYAVAGVICCVLIVTIPFGIASFRIAGYALWPFGRAVVDRRDAGVMSALGNVIWVVVAGIWLAIGHVLTAIPLFVSIIGIPMGIANLKMIPVSLMPLGKEIVETDRPFGSR; encoded by the coding sequence GTGCGCACGCTCCTGAACCTCATCTGGCTCGTCTTCGCCGGCTTCTGGCTCGCCGTCGGCTACGCCGTAGCGGGCGTCATCTGCTGCGTCCTCATCGTGACGATCCCGTTCGGCATCGCCTCGTTCCGGATCGCCGGCTACGCGCTGTGGCCGTTCGGCCGCGCGGTCGTGGACCGGCGGGACGCGGGCGTCATGTCCGCCCTGGGCAACGTCATCTGGGTGGTCGTGGCCGGCATCTGGCTGGCGATCGGCCACGTCCTGACGGCGATCCCGCTCTTCGTGTCGATCATCGGCATCCCGATGGGCATCGCGAACCTCAAGATGATCCCGGTCTCCCTCATGCCGCTGGGCAAGGAGATCGTCGAGACCGACCGGCCCTTCGGCTCCCGCTGA
- the ybaK gene encoding Cys-tRNA(Pro) deacylase, with protein sequence MAKKHAPTGTPALVALAAAGVPHTAHPYEHDPASDVGYGLEAAQALGVEPERVFKTLMAEVDGELTVAVVPVTGRLDLKALAAAVGGKKAVMAEKPAAERATGYVVGGISPLGQRTAHPTVVDETVELFDTVFVSGGRRGLDVELAPADLVRLTDAVLAPIARD encoded by the coding sequence GTGGCCAAGAAGCACGCGCCGACCGGCACGCCCGCGCTCGTCGCGCTGGCGGCGGCGGGCGTGCCGCACACCGCGCACCCGTACGAGCACGACCCGGCGTCCGACGTCGGGTACGGCCTCGAGGCCGCGCAGGCGCTCGGCGTCGAGCCCGAGCGCGTCTTCAAGACGCTCATGGCCGAGGTGGACGGCGAGCTCACCGTCGCCGTCGTCCCCGTGACGGGCCGCCTCGACCTCAAGGCCCTCGCCGCCGCCGTGGGCGGCAAGAAGGCGGTCATGGCCGAGAAGCCGGCCGCCGAGCGCGCCACGGGCTACGTCGTCGGTGGCATCTCGCCGCTCGGCCAGAGGACGGCCCACCCGACCGTCGTCGACGAGACGGTCGAGCTGTTCGACACCGTCTTCGTCTCGGGCGGGCGCCGCGGGCTCGACGTCGAGCTCGCGCCCGCCGACCTCGTGCGGCTCACGGACGCCGTCCTCGCGCCGATCGCGCGCGACTGA
- a CDS encoding ABC transporter ATP-binding protein — translation MAAQVTTAGQTSTGTDTPGREAAGAGARSHDRPGPAPLTWRRLAGPASTASLVLAVVAAVGETLASVVAGRLAESPTSTLVLGLAVLLLTATVLDTWGRTLFAAVVGRAEGRLRADLLGAALGQPLPVLEEQAVGELMDRVDDDPRQLGVTLSRTGWAMGRSLLRSVLAWVVAGLTWWPAWVAFPLVAALVVLVARRLTPELARRKLAEEVAWSDHSAQLEEAVTGRDDVRSSLGQAHVVRQYAERASAVLSRVTATCRASVAVTMRTGLLLHALLAGLAVAGVALVSGGRLDVAALVTLWLLVTTFVGQLNQVSHHLPELQAGLGALQRVGSLLEAPAEHAEGAPVPAGPLALEIRGLTFTYPGGFALQDVDLTVPAGTTCALVGRTGAGKSTLAKLLSRAVEPPPGTVLVGGQDVTTTDLDGLRRAVGVVTQRTEILAATLTENVTLFEDVPRERVLAALAALGLEDWVASLPDGVDTRLGTGGTTLSAGEEQLVAFARLLVRDVGVVVLDEATARMDPQTEHRVTRASERLLAGRTGVVIAHRLSTTRRCDAVAVLDGGRVVQHGPREVVAAEPGPFRDLLASSGETVTVTTSAPLPARGVRRDPRPVPQAPTPRLARTVLRLVAAYPRWGAAGAVAFLVGSLVGAYGVVTGWLWGRLVEGLTQGGTPWAEAAGLSASLLLAPLVVAFAFRVYPLWWSAVTLRMRLAVLVGQTSQERLARTPPGEVTARALDSERLVLYADRWVDVVNGTLLVVATCVAGRSLLAGAVLAAVLAVSALVSALGAPVAGRSARVAGDERARFGRTLVSALDGARAVKLAAATPAVRAYLERVDARRVTASVRELRVRSLLEGVPAVLVQLGIVAAWAAYLTGVWDLATALLVSTTVTGSGWFGTVAGAAVTEAPVARRWLQATGALAGRSDLVAVPPGVDLVHGAAPAPLPAPRVPLRRLTLAGLDAVHDDGTVGVSGVDLTIEAGELVLVTGRVGAGKSSLLAALAGLVDHEGSIRWNDAEVDDPQLFLRPGQVAYVGQVPRVLSGTFADNISLDHARGVEASVDDARLRRDVEDAGGHGALVGHRGVRLSGGQVQRLALARALATEAELLVADDVSSALDARTELEVWDALHRRGVTVVGASSKRSALERADRVVVLDEGRVAATGRWEDLAEEWGHLAG, via the coding sequence GTGGCAGCGCAGGTGACGACAGCGGGGCAGACGTCGACCGGGACGGACACCCCCGGCCGGGAGGCGGCCGGGGCGGGTGCGCGCAGCCACGACCGGCCCGGCCCCGCGCCCCTGACCTGGCGCCGGCTCGCCGGACCGGCCTCCACCGCCTCCCTCGTGCTGGCGGTCGTGGCCGCCGTCGGGGAGACGCTGGCCTCCGTCGTGGCCGGACGGCTCGCCGAGTCCCCCACCTCGACGCTCGTCCTGGGGCTCGCGGTCCTGCTGCTCACCGCGACGGTCCTGGACACCTGGGGGCGCACCCTCTTCGCAGCCGTTGTCGGCCGCGCCGAGGGACGCCTGCGCGCCGACCTGCTGGGGGCCGCCCTCGGCCAGCCGCTGCCGGTGCTCGAGGAGCAGGCCGTGGGCGAGCTCATGGACCGGGTCGACGACGACCCCCGCCAGCTCGGGGTCACGCTGAGCCGCACCGGCTGGGCGATGGGCCGTTCGCTGCTGCGCTCGGTCCTCGCGTGGGTGGTCGCCGGGCTCACCTGGTGGCCGGCATGGGTCGCCTTCCCGCTCGTCGCGGCGCTCGTGGTGCTGGTGGCACGCCGGCTCACGCCCGAGCTCGCACGCCGCAAGCTCGCCGAGGAGGTCGCCTGGTCCGACCACTCGGCCCAGCTCGAGGAGGCCGTGACCGGACGCGACGACGTGCGCTCCTCGCTCGGCCAGGCGCACGTCGTGCGGCAGTACGCCGAGCGCGCCAGCGCCGTGCTCTCACGGGTCACCGCCACCTGCCGGGCGTCGGTGGCCGTGACGATGCGCACCGGCCTGCTCCTGCACGCCCTGCTGGCAGGCCTCGCCGTCGCGGGCGTGGCGCTGGTCTCGGGCGGACGACTCGACGTCGCGGCCCTGGTGACCCTGTGGCTGCTGGTGACCACGTTCGTGGGGCAGCTCAACCAGGTCAGCCACCACCTGCCCGAGCTGCAGGCCGGGCTCGGCGCGTTGCAGCGCGTGGGCTCGCTCCTCGAGGCCCCGGCGGAGCACGCCGAGGGGGCACCCGTCCCCGCCGGCCCGCTCGCGCTCGAGATCCGGGGGCTGACCTTCACCTACCCGGGCGGCTTCGCCCTGCAGGACGTGGACCTCACCGTGCCCGCGGGCACGACGTGCGCGCTCGTCGGGCGCACCGGGGCGGGCAAGTCCACGCTCGCCAAGCTGCTCTCACGCGCCGTCGAGCCGCCGCCCGGGACGGTGCTGGTCGGCGGGCAGGACGTCACGACGACCGACCTGGACGGCCTGCGCCGCGCGGTGGGCGTCGTCACCCAGCGCACCGAGATCCTCGCGGCGACCCTGACCGAGAACGTGACCCTGTTCGAGGACGTCCCGCGCGAGCGCGTGCTCGCTGCCCTCGCGGCGCTCGGGCTCGAGGACTGGGTGGCCTCCTTGCCCGACGGCGTCGACACGCGCCTGGGCACCGGGGGCACGACGCTCTCGGCCGGCGAGGAGCAGCTCGTGGCCTTCGCCCGGCTCCTGGTCCGTGACGTCGGCGTCGTGGTGCTCGACGAGGCGACCGCCCGCATGGACCCGCAGACCGAGCACCGCGTCACCCGCGCGTCCGAGCGGCTCCTGGCCGGACGCACCGGCGTGGTCATCGCCCACCGGCTCTCGACGACGCGTCGGTGCGACGCCGTCGCCGTGCTCGACGGCGGCCGGGTGGTCCAGCACGGCCCGCGGGAGGTCGTGGCCGCCGAGCCCGGCCCGTTCCGGGACCTGCTCGCCTCGAGCGGGGAGACCGTCACCGTGACGACCAGCGCCCCGCTGCCCGCGCGGGGTGTGCGCCGCGACCCACGCCCCGTCCCCCAGGCGCCGACCCCACGGCTCGCGCGCACCGTCCTGCGCCTGGTCGCCGCCTACCCGCGATGGGGTGCGGCCGGTGCGGTCGCGTTCCTGGTGGGCTCGCTGGTGGGCGCCTACGGCGTGGTCACCGGGTGGCTGTGGGGCCGCCTGGTCGAGGGCCTCACCCAGGGGGGAACGCCGTGGGCGGAGGCTGCCGGGCTCAGCGCGAGCCTGCTGCTGGCGCCGCTCGTGGTGGCGTTCGCGTTCCGGGTCTACCCGTTGTGGTGGTCGGCGGTGACGCTGCGGATGCGGCTCGCGGTGCTTGTCGGCCAGACCAGCCAGGAGCGCCTCGCCCGGACCCCGCCCGGGGAGGTCACCGCCCGCGCTCTCGACAGCGAACGGCTCGTGCTCTACGCCGACCGCTGGGTGGACGTGGTCAACGGCACCCTGCTCGTGGTGGCCACGTGCGTGGCCGGGCGCAGCCTCCTCGCGGGCGCCGTGCTCGCGGCGGTGCTCGCGGTCTCGGCGCTGGTGTCCGCGCTGGGCGCACCCGTCGCGGGACGCTCGGCACGGGTCGCCGGTGACGAGCGCGCCCGGTTCGGGCGGACCCTGGTCTCGGCGCTCGACGGGGCCCGCGCCGTCAAGCTCGCGGCCGCGACACCGGCGGTCCGGGCCTACCTGGAGCGGGTCGACGCACGCCGGGTCACCGCGTCGGTCCGGGAGCTGCGGGTCCGCTCGCTGCTCGAGGGCGTGCCCGCCGTCCTCGTCCAGCTCGGGATCGTCGCCGCATGGGCCGCGTACCTGACCGGGGTGTGGGACCTGGCGACCGCGCTGCTCGTGAGCACGACGGTCACCGGTTCGGGCTGGTTCGGCACCGTCGCGGGGGCGGCGGTCACCGAGGCGCCCGTGGCACGGCGCTGGCTCCAGGCCACCGGCGCCCTCGCCGGCCGCTCCGACCTCGTCGCGGTGCCGCCCGGGGTCGACCTGGTCCACGGGGCCGCACCCGCGCCGCTGCCCGCGCCGCGGGTCCCGCTGCGCCGGCTCACCCTGGCCGGTCTGGACGCCGTGCACGACGACGGCACCGTCGGTGTGTCAGGGGTCGACCTCACGATCGAGGCGGGTGAGCTGGTGCTCGTCACGGGCCGGGTCGGCGCCGGCAAGTCGAGCCTGCTCGCGGCGCTCGCGGGCCTCGTGGACCACGAGGGCAGCATCCGCTGGAACGACGCCGAGGTGGACGACCCGCAGCTGTTCCTGCGCCCGGGCCAGGTCGCCTACGTCGGCCAGGTGCCGCGCGTGCTCTCGGGCACGTTCGCGGACAACATCAGCCTGGACCACGCCCGTGGGGTGGAGGCCTCGGTCGACGACGCCCGGCTGCGCCGCGACGTCGAGGACGCGGGGGGCCACGGCGCGCTCGTGGGCCACCGGGGCGTACGCCTCTCCGGCGGGCAGGTGCAGCGCCTCGCCCTGGCGCGGGCGCTGGCCACCGAGGCAGAGCTGCTCGTCGCCGACGACGTCTCCTCCGCGCTGGACGCCCGCACCGAGCTCGAGGTCTGGGACGCGCTGCACCGCCGAGGCGTCACGGTCGTGGGTGCGAGCTCGAAGCGCTCGGCGCTCGAGCGCGCGGACCGGGTCGTCGTGCTCGACGAGGGCCGCGTGGCCGCGACCGGCCGCTGGGAGGACCTGGCCGAGGAGTGGGGCCACCTGGCGGGGTGA
- a CDS encoding biotin/lipoate A/B protein ligase family protein, with translation MRGEYKVPGGKLVAVDVEVDDGRISRAAVSGDFFLEPDSALESIDGALLGMPETASVAQLTHVVESVLGDDVTMVGFSADAVAVAVRRALGHASRWEDHEFEVVHEGPEQPAMHMALDQVLAEEVGEGRRRPTLRIWEWGAPAVVIGSFQSLRNEVDPEGAERHGITVVRRISGGGAMFIEPGNTITYSLTVPGSLVEGLSFERSYAFLDDWVLGALHDLGIDATYVPLNDIASPAGKIAGAAQKRMANGAVLHHVTMAYDIDASKMTEVLRIGREKMSDKGTKSANKRVDPLRSQTGMARADVIEAFKEHFRSRYATVDGAVTPAERARAEELARTKFSTQEWTARVP, from the coding sequence ATGCGCGGAGAGTACAAGGTGCCCGGTGGGAAGCTCGTGGCCGTCGACGTCGAGGTCGACGACGGCCGGATCAGCCGGGCGGCGGTGAGCGGGGACTTCTTCCTCGAGCCGGACTCGGCGCTCGAGTCGATCGACGGCGCGCTGCTCGGGATGCCCGAGACGGCCTCGGTCGCGCAGCTCACGCACGTGGTCGAGAGCGTCCTGGGCGACGACGTCACGATGGTCGGCTTCAGCGCGGACGCCGTGGCCGTCGCCGTGCGCCGTGCGCTGGGGCACGCGTCACGCTGGGAGGACCACGAGTTCGAGGTCGTCCACGAGGGCCCCGAGCAGCCCGCGATGCACATGGCGCTCGACCAGGTCCTCGCCGAGGAGGTGGGCGAGGGTCGACGTCGGCCGACCCTGCGGATCTGGGAGTGGGGAGCGCCCGCGGTCGTCATCGGCTCGTTCCAGTCGCTGCGCAACGAGGTCGACCCCGAGGGGGCCGAGCGCCATGGCATCACCGTCGTGCGTCGGATCTCGGGCGGCGGCGCGATGTTCATCGAGCCGGGCAACACGATCACCTACTCCCTCACCGTCCCCGGCTCGCTCGTCGAAGGGCTGAGCTTCGAGCGCTCCTACGCGTTCCTGGACGACTGGGTGCTGGGCGCCCTGCACGACCTCGGCATCGACGCCACCTACGTGCCGCTCAACGACATCGCGTCGCCCGCGGGCAAGATCGCGGGCGCGGCGCAGAAGCGCATGGCCAACGGCGCCGTGCTGCACCACGTGACGATGGCCTACGACATCGACGCCTCGAAGATGACCGAGGTGCTCCGCATCGGCCGGGAGAAGATGTCGGACAAGGGCACCAAGAGCGCCAACAAGCGCGTGGACCCGCTGCGCTCGCAGACCGGCATGGCCCGCGCCGACGTCATCGAGGCGTTCAAGGAGCACTTCCGCAGCCGCTACGCGACGGTCGACGGCGCCGTGACGCCGGCCGAGCGGGCCCGGGCCGAGGAGCTGGCCCGCACCAAGTTCTCGACGCAGGAGTGGACGGCGCGCGTGCCGTGA